One Nicotiana sylvestris chromosome 12, ASM39365v2, whole genome shotgun sequence genomic window carries:
- the LOC104228262 gene encoding probable aquaporin PIP-type pTOM75 — translation MAENKEEDVNLGANKYRETQPLGTAAQTENKDYVEPPPAPLFEPGELSSWSFYRAGIAEFMATFLFLYITILTVMGLKRSDSLCSSVGIQGVAWAFGGMIFALVYCTAGISGGHINPAVTFGLFLARKLSLTRAVFYMVMQCLGAICGAGVVKGFMKGPYQRLGGGANVVNPGYTKGDGLGAEIIGTFVLVYTVFSATDAKRNARDSHVPILAPLPIGFAVFLVHLATIPITGTGINPARSLGAAIIFNKKQAWDDHWIFWVGPFIGAALAAVYHQIIIRAIPFKSKA, via the exons ATGgcagaaaacaaagaagaagatgtGAATCTTGGAGCAAACAAATACAGAGAAACACAACCATTAGGAACAGCAGCACAAACAGAAAATAAAGATTATGTTGAACCACCACCAGCACCATTATTTGAACCTGGTGAATTATCATCTTGGTCATTTTACAGAGCTGGAATTGCAGAATTTATGGCCACTTTCTTGTTTTTGTATATTACAATCTTGACTGTAATGGGACTTAAAAGATCAGATAGTTTGTGTTCTTCTGTTGGTATTCAAGGTGTTGCTTGGGCTTTTGGTGGTATGATCTTTGCTCTTGTTTACTGTACTGCTGGTATCTCAG GAGGCCACATTAATCCAGCTGTGACCTTTGGTCTATTCTTAGCAAGGAAACTTTCCTTAACCAGGGCAGTATTCTACATGGTAATGCAATGCCTTGGTGCTATTTGTGGTGCTGGTGTTGTTAAAGGTTTCATGAAAGGTCCATACCAAAGACTTGGTGGTGGTGCCAATGTGGTTAACCCTGGCTATACTAAAGGTGATGGACTTGGTGCTGAAATTATTGGTACTTTTGTTCTTGTTTACACTGTTTTCTCTGCTACTGATGCCAAGAGAAATGCCAGAGATTCACATGTTCCT ATTTTGGCACCTCTTCCTATTGGATTTGCTGTGTTCTTGGTTCATTTGGCCACCATCCCAATTACTGGAACTGGCATCAACCCTGCCAGGAGTCTTGGAGCTGCTATTATCTTCAACAAAAAACAGGCATGGGATGACCAT TGGATCTTCTGGGTTGGACCATTCATTGGAGCTGCTCTTGCTGCAGTTTATCACCAAATAATTATCAGAGCCATTCCATTCAAGAGCAAGGCTTAA